A single Carettochelys insculpta isolate YL-2023 chromosome 2, ASM3395843v1, whole genome shotgun sequence DNA region contains:
- the LOC142009043 gene encoding uncharacterized protein LOC142009043, producing the protein MTKVEALIEAVLAPHSLKLAVRDIGSAPFSISVDAFNIGSMKLFPVVIQYFNKDKGICTSLLDFLEDAHETSEVIVKNLRSCLQNASLVQNKIVAYGERDFEENESGFVHLKQMLDLPNLVPTHCSTQIVHNTAKHGLRMLSYHVECLVLKVFSEVFALDENNGELKEFFDFMKTDYTEILRQVPKSFLALFTAIEKLLKNWPALKSYFVSKGEEDVNCTVWAFLSEHKDIASNDETITLPELYIYFVHNLMSQFTSTIKVLESNYLQVTELYATFNKLRREIQNRQEKGFYGYKVMQLLKKLHPNEQNTFIGDAQQTYMHMLRYLEKRFDFSENSFYKLCAPLSLDRPLELDKRCTLMTNLDIQVDVDELFTEVSVLNDALPILKGSIINAESEQEQQQHERHRQTGSSEVWVEFFKCCEAPNLLRIVQHVFAVPASNTFVERIVSVMKNLWADERNRLQTDLVKAELFVHFNYKMTCDEFAGFLQTGAAKELMAAAANCEMF; encoded by the coding sequence ATGACAAAAGTAGAAGCTTTGATCGAGGCTGTATTagcaccacattctttaaaaCTGGCTGTGCGAGACATTGGATCAGCACCTTTCTCAATCTCAGTGGATGCTTTTAATATAGGGAGCATGAAACTATTCCCAGTTGTCATCCAGTACTTCAATAAAGATAAGGGAATCTGCACATCACTCCTAGACTTTCTTGAAGATGCACATGAAACATCAGAGGTGATTGTAAAGAACTTACGGAGTTGTcttcaaaatgccagtctggtacagaataaaattgtggcatatggagagagagattttgaagaaaatgagTCTGGTTTTGTGCACCTAAAACAAATGCTGGATTTACCAAACCTTGTACCAACACATTGCAGCACTCAGATAGTACACAATACAGCAAAGCATGGCTTGAGAATGCTCTCTTACCATGTAGAGTGTTTGGTCCTCAAGGTCTTCAGTGAAGTCTTTGCACTAGACGAGAATAACGGTGAACTTAAAGAGTTCTTTGATTTCATGAAGACAGACTATACAGAAATCTTACGCCAAGTACCTAAAAGTTTTCTGGCCCTTTTCACTGCCATTGAAAAGTTACTGAAGAATTGGCCGGCCCTCAAATCTTACTTTGTGAGTAaaggggaggaggatgtgaaCTGCACAGTCTGGGCCTTTCTTTCTGAGCATAAGGACATAGCTTCCAATGATGAAACTATTACACTTCCTGAACTGTACATCTACTTTGTGCATAACCTTATGAGCCAATTTACCAGCACCATAAAGGTTCTTGAGAGTAATTACCTTCAGGTAACTGAACTGTATGCTACATTCAACAAGCTGAGAAGAGAGATTCAGAATCGACAAGAGAAAGGTTTCTATGGGTACAAGGTGATGCAACTCTTGAAAAAGCTACACCCTAACGAGCAGAACACCTTTATTGGAGACGCCCAGCAGACTTACATGCACATGCTCCGGTATCTAGAAAAGAggtttgatttcagtgaaaattcTTTCTATAAGTTGTGTGCACCGCTCAGTCTGGACAGGCCTCTGGAGCTAGACAAACGGTGCACTTTGATGACAAACTTGGACATTCAAGTGGATGTAGATGAACTTTTCACAGAAGTGTCTGTATTGAATGATGCACTACCAATCCTAAAGGGTTCAATAATTAATGCTGAATCAGAACAGGAACAGCAGCAACATGAACGCCACCGTCAGACCGGCAGCTCTGAAGTCTGGGTAGAATTCTTTAAGTGCTGCGAGGCCCCGAACTTGCTTAGAATTGTGCAGCATGTGTTTGCTGTTCCAGCCAGCAACACCTTTGTGGAACGCATTGTTAGCGTAATGAAGAATTTGTGGGCCGATGAAAGGAACAGGCTCCAAACAGACCTAGTGAAAGCTGAACTGTTTGTGCACTTCAACTATAAAATGACATGTGATGAGTTTGCTGGATTTCTGCAGACAGGGGCAGCTAAGGAGCTCATGGCGGCAGCAGCCAATTGTGAGATGTTTTAA
- the LOC142009036 gene encoding tonsoku-like protein — MSAERSREIRLLQKAKDKARRSGSLKEEAAICNQLGEILARHGRYREALVEHQEELRLLESVEDVIGCAVAHRKIGERLAELENYEAALKHQRQHLELACAVSDHTEQQRAWATIGRTYMFVAESGQAGEALWEAEQAFMKSLAILEEQLEGKVPQRELSEMRARLYLNLGLVYDSMKDQARCSQYIKKSIFISEQTHLYEDLYRAYFNLGHIHLREGQHSKAMRCLERARDCAHTMKEKCMESECCAGIAQVLLSLGDFVAARRSLKKAYVLGSQQPQQRESIRRNLRYAMKVSHLQEALEEAVPGDLQIALGLCEQLGDLFSKHGDYRRAVEFYQRQLRYAESLQKPEQELAVIHVSLATTFADLREPGRAVQHYQTELALRRGNPLEEGKTWLNIALAREEAGEGYEALEPCFQSALRCAEQAGEPRLQRQILQHLHPLQQKWGHPEAPDTLARLQGLCRSQGWSSARDNRGEEEEEEDSSEPLDESDLELSESDGEEDDLDGYSKSVPGRRRIAKWNRRNDRGETPLHRACIDGNLRRVHFFLEQGHPLNPRDYCGWTPLHEACNHGHLEIVRLLLERGASIDDPGGPGCEGITPLHDALNCGHFDVAELLLQRGASAVLRNAKGLSPLGTLREWVRMYGRDLDQETRQRCRAMEQLLKEAVVGRSAEVAQPPQDVPQSQLFDAELSEPLTPPHSAVAPQPQSGGPSTKATAPCRILTQRGGQGPECWAKLDECMTPLRPIKKRQRLLSLRAPGEESRVPGFLGRAEPGLPPAGTGQAKYEAAIRGVGSAQSCQVPEPVPAEASARPALIPAEEYVGDDWLEDDLGASREPHKRSHRRPGESGSDSGGTSGSESDGAAPFPAALPQKRRARQSRLTQIVDRTSLGRSRGGQALVASEPATGLRPVDGSGEAPQAPLLAAAPIRPPPIRVRVRVQDNVFLIPVPHSGLERCPVAWLAEQAAQRHYQACGLLPQLTLKKEGALLAPQDLIVDVLQSNEEVLAEVQSWDLPPLADRYRKACCSLAVGEHRLLLKMMELQESGPSFSTCGLSLHQPHLTPLLRALKLHSSIRQLRLAGTGLDDGLAAELLATLGTMPSLALLDLSANQLGAEGLRALAAGLPSQAVFQSLEELDLSLNPLGDKSCEALACLVRACPVLTTLRLQACGFSEAFGQHQRLLLANSLKGAVHLKTLALSHNALGSSGLQLLLRSLPYATLSQLEIGSVAARLGEPLVDPVVRCLTQQGCALTHLALSGNHLNDEAVAELARCLLVCPTLISLDLSANPEVTSGGLQMLLSALGERRQGLQYLSLAGCRVRGPLDSTTWARVSANVRELRLCSRQLSGSNQRGVGESWLGPPGTSLSAVMQHHKLFCKSI; from the exons ATGAGCGCGGAGCGGAGCCGGGAGATCCGCC tgctccagaaagcaaaggacaaggcccggaggagtggcagcctgaaggaggaagctgccaTTTGCAACCAGCTTGGGGAGATCTTGGCCAGACATG GGCGGTACCGAGAGGCGCTGGTGGAGCACCAGGAGGAGCTGCGCCTCCTGGAGAGCGTGGAGGATGTTATCGGCTGTGCCGTGGCCCACCGGAAGATTGGGGAGcgcctggctgagctggagaactatgaagctgctttgaag caCCAGCGCCAGCATCTGGAGCTGGCCTGCGCTGTGTCCGaccacactgagcagcagagggctTGGGCCACCATTGGCCGCACCTACATGTTCGTGGCGGAGAGCGGCCAGGCCGGGGAGGCGCTCTGGGAGGCGGAGCAGGCCTTCATGAAGAGCCTGGCCatcttggaggagcagctggaag GGAAGGTGCCGCAGCGGGAGCTGAGTGAGATGAGGGCCCGGCTTTACCTCAACCTGGGCTTGGTGTACGACAGCATGAAGGAccaggccaggtgcagccagtaCATCAAGAAGAGCATCTTCATCTCCGA GCAGACTCACCTCTACGAAGACCTGTACCGGGCCTACTTCAatctgggccacatccacctgcgGGAGGGGCAGCACTCCAAGGCCATGCGCTGCCTGGAGCGGGCACGCGACTGCGCCCACACCATGAAGGAGAAGTGCATGGAGAGTGAGTGCTGTGCCGGCATCGCCCAG gtgctcctcagcctgggGGACTTTGTGGCCGCCAGGCGCTCGCTGAAGAAGGCCTacgtgctgggctcccagcagccccagcagcgcgaGAGCATCCGCAGGAACCTGCGTTACG ccatgaaggtcagccatctgcaggaggctctggaggaggcagTGCCCGGCGACTTGCAGAtagccctgggcctgtgtgagcagctgggggacctgttcTCCAAGCATGGGGACTATCGCCGGGCGGTGGAGTTCtaccagaggcag CTGCGCTACGCCGAGTCCCTGCAGaagcctgagcaggagctggctgtgatcCACGTCTCTCTGGCTACCACCTTTGCGGACCTGAGGGAGCCCGGCCGGGCGGTCCAGCACTACCAGACGGAGCTGGCGCTGCGGCGAGGAAAcccactggag gaggggaagacctggctgaacatcgccctggccagggaggaggctggcgaaGGCTACgaggccctggagccctgctttCAGAGCGCGCTCCGGTgcgcggagcaggctggggagcccaggctgcag CGGCAAATCCTACAGCAccttcaccccctgcagcagaagtgggggcaCCCTGAGGCCCCCGACACGCTGGCCAGGCTTCAGGGCCTGTGCCGctcgcagggctggagcagcgccAGGGACaaccggggggaggaggaggaggaggaggacagcagcGAGCCCCTGGATGAGAGCGACCTGGAGCTGTCTGAGAGCG ACGGGGAGGAAGATGACCTGGACGGCTACAGCAAGAGCGTGCCTGGCCGCCGCAGGATCGCCAag tggaACCGGCGCAACGACCGGGGTGAGACCCCGCTGCACCGCGCCTGCATCGACGGGAACCTGCGCCGGGTCCATTTcttcctggagcag ggccaccccctgAACCCGCGGGATTACTGCGGCTGGACCCCGCTGCACGAGGCCTGTAACCACGGGCACCTGG AGatcgtgcggctgctgctggagcgtgGTGCCTCCATCGATGaccccgggggcccaggctgcGAGGGGATCACCCCCCTGCACGACGCTCTCAACTGCGGCCACTTCGACGTGGccgagctgctgctccagaggggcgcGTCGGCGGTGCTGAGGAACgccaag GGCCTGAGCCCTCTGGGCACCCTCCGGGAGTGGGTGAGGATGTACGGCCGGGACCTGGACCAGGAGACACGCCAGCGCTGccgagccatggagcagctgctcaaggaggcggtggtggggcgat cagcagaggtggctcagccCCCACAGGATGTGCCGCAAAGCCAGCTGTTTGATGCGGAGCTCTCTGAGCcgctgacacccccccactcagctgtggccccccagccccagagtgggggCCCCTCCACAAAGGCGACTGCGCCCTGCAGGATCCTGACCCAGCGTGGCGGGCaggggccagagtgctgggccaAGCTGGACGAGTGCATGACCCCGCTCCGGCCCATCAAGAAGAGGCAGCGGCTCCTGAGCCTGAGGGCGCCGGGGGAGGAGAGCCGGGTGCCGGGGTtcctcgggcgggcagagcctgggctgccccccgCTGGCACCGGGCAGGCCAAGTACGAAGCAGCCATCCGTGGCGTGGGCAGTGCCCAGTCCTGCCAGGTCCCTGAGCCGGTGCCGGCCGAGGCCTCTGCCAGGCCGGCCCTGATCCCAGCCGAGGAGTACgtgggggatgactggctggaGGACGACCTGGGGGCGAGCCGGGAGCCCCACAAGAGGAGCCACCGGCGCCCGGGGGAGTCGGGCTCGGACTCAGGGGGCACCAGTGGGTCTGAGAGCGACggcgcagcccccttcccagctgctctgccccagaagagGAGGGCCCGGCAAAGCCGCCTCACCCAGATAGTGGACAGGACGTCGCTGGGTCGGTCCcgcgggggccaggccctggtggctTCGGAGCCAGCCACTGGTCTGAGGCCCGTAGACGGCAGTGGAGAGGCCccacag gccccactgctggctgcagccccgatTCGGCCACCCCCCATCCGAGTGCGGGTCCGGGTCCAAGACAACGTCTTCCTCATCCCCGTGCCGCACAG tgGCCTCGAGAGATGCCCGGTGgcgtggctggcagagcaggcggcCCAGCGCCACTACCAGGCCTgtggcctgctgccccagctcactctcaagaaggaaggggcactgctggctccccaggatcTCATCGTGGACGTCCTGCAAAGCAAcgaggag GTGTTGGCAGAGGTGCAGTCCTGGGACCTGCCCCCGCTCGCCGACCGGTATCGCAAGGCCTGttgcagcctggccgtgg GCGAGCACCGGCTTCTGCTGAAGatgatggagctgcaggagtcgggcccctcgttcagcacctgtggcctctccttgcaccaaccccacctcaccccactcctgcgtgccctcaagctgcacagctccatccgccagctgcggctggctgggacggggctggacgatggcctggctgccgagCTGCTGGCTACGCTGGGCaccatgcccagcctggccctcctcgACCTGTCGGCCAACCAGCTCGGTGCTGAGGGGCTCCGcgcgctggcagcagggctgccctcccaagcGGTCTTCCAG agcctggaagagctggacctcagcctgaaccccctaggggacaagagctgcgaGGCCCTGGCCTGCCTGGTTCGAGCCTGCCCGGTCCTGACCACGCTCCGGCTGCAGGCCTGTGGCTTCTCTGAGGCTTTTGGGCAGcaccagcgcctcctgctggccaacagcctgaaag gagctgtgcacctgaAGACCCTCGctttgtcccacaatgccctgggctccagcggcctgcagctgctgctcaggagtcTGCCCTACgccaccctcagccagctggagattGGCTCGGTGGCGGCCCGCCTAGGCGAGCCTCTCGTGGATCCGGTGGTCAGGTGCCTGACACAG CAGGGATGTGCGCTCACCCACCTGGCTCTCTCTGGGAACCACCTGAATGATGAGGCTGTCGCAGAGCTGGCCAG